The Microcoleus sp. FACHB-68 region TTTGTCCAACTAAACGAGAGCGAAAAGCCAGCCATCCAAAGCCAAACATGGCAGGAATTGAGACGACTCCAAAAAGGGCACTCAGCGCTCGTCCCGCCCATAATGAAACCAATCCATTATCCGCAGGAAATAGCTTTAACCACCAGTGAGTTAACGCAAAATAAACTGGGGGGTGGGTACTTTCTGTCATCAAATTGTGGATGACTTCACGGATGCCAAAGATGGGAGCCGGCTGTAAGGGTTGTAGAAGCCTATCAAGCGTGATTGCTTGCTCCACCGGCACGCTTTGCACACTGTTGCCCAAGCTAAATATTAGAGTCGCTAGCTCAATGGTTGAAGGATTTTTCGAGGCTAAAAGGGTAAAGCGTAAACCGGCACCGATGGCAACCCACAACAAGATCAGCAGAAAATGCAGCCAGAAAACTCTATTCTTTTTAAATTTTAACGTTTCGTTTTGAATGATCATTGATTAATTGTTATTATTTGAGCGCACCCCAGAATGACCCGATTATTTTCTCACTTGCCGCTTTGTTTCCTCCATAAAATCAAATCGCAGATCGAAATTTTTCAGATACAAGCGTATATAATCTAATAACGCATAAATAAACACAACAACCCCCGCCATTTCAAGAAATTCTTCCACGCAGGTGATTAGGGCATAGGTTAAATTATTTTTGCCATAGAAATCCGTGTAGTATCCTCCAATCATTTCCATGCCCAGTGCGCCGCCGATATACAGCCCGCCGGCAAGCAGAAATAAAATCATTGTTTGTTTGGGAAGATGTTTGATAAATTTATAGTAAGCCAGTCCAACAAGCCCGACAAATACGATTGCAGGAATCACCCAAACGTAATAAAAGATTCCCCCAAGATTCAGAAACCGCCGCAAATCGGGAATAATCAAGATTTCATGAATACTAATGGCTTCATCTAGAGAGAAAATTAAAAAAATGATAGATAAAGCTTTCCAGTGACGGAAGTAGCGATCACCGTCTATCTTTTTTGCTGAAGCAATGGTGGTAAGCAGAAGGGAACAAAAAATTAAGGTAAAAGAGGCGTACCAGGAAGGGTAATTTAGCTCTTTATCTAGGTTAAATAGCTTTAACCAATCTTCCCGATAGTTAAAACCGTACTTAGCAACCTGTACAGCAACACCGGCAACTGTAAAAAAGATGACGACGCTAGTCAGAATTTTGGTAATTTTCCTGGGAGAAACAGAGAGCGTGAATTGCACGGAGAGTCACCTCGCACCCGTTAAAAACTAAAACTGAGAATTTTTCAATTTATCATTTTTAATTGCGTGCCGGCTCAACCTGTAATTTTATTTAGGTCGCCCTTAACAAGATGGCGCAACCGTGACCCTTGTTCTGGCTGGGCTTGCAAGCATTCTTGCGCTTGTTGCGCCATGTACGGCCCGGAAGCCAGTCTCTCCACACACCCTTGCTTGCCGCGCAAACAAACAGGGCCGGCTGGATCAACCACTGTATGACCCATCTCGCCGCCCATCCTATCGGCACTGCGCCAAGGCTGTCCATTAAGAATCCAACCACCTCCAATGCCGGCGCTGGCAGTGATATAAAACCCCGCAGCCAGCTTTGTGAACCCAAAATCAAGCGCTAGAAGTACCACAGAATTTCATTCTTTTTTGATAGCCGATCACTCAAGTCTAAAACGAACGGAACGCGACAAAAGCGAAGTCACTGATTACGATAGATTTAGGGCAAAATTTATTTATTTAACCACTTGGGGCGCATTAATTTAAATGAATCAAGCTGTTTTTCAATTTTATGCAGAACTGAATGATTTTTTGCCGGCAAACAAACGCCAGCAGAGTTTTGTTTATGAATTTACTGGACGCGTGGCGATTAAAGATACCATTGAATCCTTGGGCATTCCTCACTGTGAAGTCTCGCGCATTTTGGTGAATGGTGAGCCGGTTGACTTCTCCTATATTCTGCAATCAGGGGACGAATGCAGCGTTTATCCCATTTCCCTATCCAACGACAGAATCCAGTACCCGTCGCGCTTTGTTTTAGATGTTCACTTGGGAAAGCTGGCGGGTTATCTGCGGATGCTGGGGTTTGATACGCTGTATCGCAATGATTATGAGGATGAAGAATTAGCGAGGATCTCTAGCAGTGAAGAACGAATTTTGCTCAGCAGAGATATTGGTTTGCTGAAGCGCAGCCTGGTGACTTATGGCTATTTTGTCCGGGAAACCAACCCCAACCGGCAGTTAATTGAAGTGTTGCGACACTTTGACTTTTTTAAAGCGATCTCGCCTTATTGCCGGTGTTTGCATTGCAATGGATTATTAGAGCCGGTTGCCAAGGAAATAATAGTAGATAAGCTGCCGATTAAAACACGGCAAACATACAATGAGTTTCGCCAATGTTCCTCGTGCGGCCAAATTTTCTGGAAAGGAACCCATTACCAGCGAATGCAGCAATTCATTGCGAATGTCCTTCAGGAAGGCTAGCAGAATGAGGCGCTAGGGAAGGGAGATACAATAGCTTTATGCTACAAATCAATATTAAATTAGTGATTTTAACCGGCACACTTATTCGTACATGGGGCGTGCATCTACCCTGGCTACCTGGGTTGGGATTATTTTTGTAATGACCCAAGCTTGTGTCACCCCACAAACGACCAGTGCAGAGATAATTAGCAGGACGTTGGAGAACCGAGTTATACTTTTCACCACGATCACCTCTATATTTTATTTTTTTAAGTAATTGATTGCGGGATTTGCGGATATCTACCCGATATAACAAAGAGTAGCAGCTTCAAACCCCTACGTGTATCTACTGAAAGGAATAAATAAAGGTGAAACTGCCGGCTGACTGATTGCCCAGTGCCGACCTATCTAAGCTTTTATTACTATAGCCTTCCTAAATCGGTTGTCATAACATGAGCTTGCAAGATGACCGAACACCAGAGCAACATCATGACAACCCACGTGGGAGAATTGCAGAAAAAGTGGAGAGGATAAAAAGCGGTTTCTTGTTTCCTTATTTAAATAAACCAGGGTGTTTTTTCGAGAATTGGATGTAAATGAAAGGGTTGCTCTTGTCTGAGAAAAGCTGCTGTAAGGTAGGCAATATCTCCAGCATATTTAGTCGTGATAGGTTCAGCACATAGCGAATCAGTAGATCCCCAATTAAGTTTAGTCAGACTCAGAACTTGAACCGCTAATGCTTTCAGGTCTGGGTCTGAATTTGGGGTTCCTAATGGTCGTTCCGTTCTAACATTAATCTCAAGCATCTGAGGAGTTCCCAGTGCCTTCCTATAAGGGTTGTAGCCTGTAGTAGAAAGATAAATTTGATGTGGAGAGGCAATTACATAGCTACCCCGACTTAGGCTGCCATCAGTTTCAGGGCGACTATCATAGAGCCTAACATTGTGGTTCATATTGAGCCAGACAAATGTATAAGTTCCGTCTGGGCGCACACTCCGGGCAGCATCTAAAATTGCCTTCTGGTCTTCCCGTGAGAATTTAGCGGAATAGTGAAAATAAATGCTTGGAGTTTCAGACAGAGTAAGACGGGACAAGGTTTGCTTAATTAACGTTTTAAAATACTTTTTTCGCTCATCATAAGCAAAGGTTTCTGTATTACCGGAATAAAACTCCCATCTTCCATACTGGTTGAAAACGTTGGCATAGCCCATCAAGCGCTCAGATCCACGTCGTCCATTCTGCGTATATGAAAGACCTACAAAAAAGTCTGCATCAGGAATTGCATCTGGTAAAACCCAAGGTGTCACACCACACTTGGCGACGATATTTAAAGCTAAATTCAAGTCTTTCCAGTCAGGATTTTGGATGGTTGGTGTATCAACCATTTGACAAGGAATACCCTTTTCAAGCAAGAATCGTTTGATTCGGTAGTAAGGTGAGCTTTCATCATCTGCTGCATAACCCTTTTCAGGGGTATATACAAGAAATATACGACTTAAATCTTCGTCTCCACCCCATTCGGGATGTTCGCTAACTAAGCGTTTGCATTCTTCAATAGTATGAATTAATGAAGGAGGAGTAATAATTGAATTATAGGTAAACCGCGTACTAAAAGTTCTTTCTGAGCCTCTGTACTTATATTTACCCGCTTTCAATCTATCAATCAAAGCTGCCATATCTTCACGTAACTCAGGGGAACAGATTGGAATAATTTCTATATTTTTTCGATGCTTATCATAAGCCCCAAACTTGGTGATTCCTTCCCGGATGTCTGTCGATTCCTGATGGCGATAAAATTCAACACTTGGTTCAGGTAAGCTATAAACTTGGAAGGGATTTGCAGACTCCCTCTGCCTGGATAGGGGAACGAAACTTGGCTGGAGTTTAATACGCATCCCATTTAAAATTAATGGGAATACCGCCTGACTCATCTCTGTAGCTAACGCCTGTATCTTTTCAGCACGTATTTTTGCTGCATTGGGTTCAGAAGCTAAACTATGTTGTTTGATGGCTCGATTTAGGTCAAACTTAATACCATGTTGCTCTAAAATTTGCTCAAGTAATGATTGATGTAAATTAGGAATGACCTTGTTATTAGGAAGTTGTTCTTCCTGCTTAAAATCAGATAAATATATTTTAGTCCATTCATTGTCTACTGAGATAATTTTGCCGAATTGCCAACCGTTCCAGTTAACTATAGCTATTTTGTCAATGAACTCGTTAAAATTAAATTCAGTCAAGAGAGCCGATAGATAATTAACATTCTTTACTTGTAGGTTGTAATCAATACAAAAGTAGAATTTACCCCAATACTGCCGTAACTGAAAGGAATATGCAGGATATAATTTGACAAATTTATCAACAGCCTTAGATAAGGAGATATTAACCCCTTGACGGTGTGCTATCAGCCTGCTGAATTTAAAGCTATCGATATACCAACCATTAGCTAGAAGGGCATCCTTGAGAGCCATCATGATATCTTGATACCGATGATTTAAGTAATCAATATCAGGATTATGCCCTTCTTCTAATATAAAAGTCAGAGGAAATAAATTAGAGAACTCAGTAGATGGTAGTGCAGAAGTTGCTTGAAGTGCTGCTTCCCGTTCAGTTGAATTATTGACTAAGATAACGGTAGTTTGAGACTGGCTAACTGTATATTTAGGAGCTGGCAAGTTCAGCTTAGTCATTTCATCACGCATTCCCTTAGTGCCTTCACTGAGCGCTCTGACAAATACAGCACCCCGCTCATCGCGCATCATTTTCAACCACTCAAATAGCTTGGGGTTGGGTGGAGTAGAATTGAGGATTGTAGTATCAAGCGAGAACCACTCAGGAACATCACGATCTCTCTGTTGAAGACGACCTGAATTGCGAACAATAAAAGCATCCTTGTAGGATTCACATTCAATTGGCCGTCCAATCGCATAGTCGCGGTGAGCCACAGCATTGACAATTGCTTCATCAACGGCAATATAAGGATACTCTGGTTCTTCAATAAAACCCCCACCTTCAGGATTTCGTTTTTGGTAGAGCTTGAAAAAACCAGACTCTTTAAAGAAAGTTCTTATATCGCGGATTTGTTTAGTTATTGAACCGCTAAACTTTTTCTCAAAAGTTGGTAATCCACGAGTATTTATGTTTTCAGAAGTCGTTTCAAAGCGCAGCAATCGAATGTAAGATGCTGCCATAACTCTCTGTGGATTTGACGCAAAAAAGAGCAAACCTGCATTTGTAAAAGTGTATCCCGATCCATCTCGCTCTAAAGCTCCAATTTGATATAGAAGTTCTTCATCACTGTAGTCATAGTGACTTTCTGATAAAAATCCCCGACGGAATTCTTGCAATACAGCTTGGTCTAGATCCCTCTGGTCGTAAGTGCAGCAGTAGGCTTGCTCAAAATCAACAATTTTCTTATCCCGTTTTAACTGTTCTCGTTGATCATGAGTTAGAAAAATATTTTGGGAACCTTGTCTTCTCCAAGCATCGGGAGAATTTCCTATTGTTTCACAGATTCTCTGGGCTGTATAGGGGACGTAGATCAGACAAATTTTATCAGGAGTACCAGAGTCATTTTGGCAATCAAAAAATTTAGCTTGAGCCGCTTGATTGCACAACATCTCATTGAAGTTAGTCAGTCTACTTCTCTGTGAGTCTTCAAGATGGCTGATTCCTTTAACATCACCTTTTGTAGAGATGCCAATAACTAAAAGACTACCAGATTTATTCGTATTTGCAAAAGCAGAAATGCACTCCGAAATCTGCTTCACAACCTGCTTTAGCTCGGAGGAACTAATATGACCATTTGTTCCAACTCGTCCTGCTTCCTTTCGATCAAAATACTGACCTTCAAAGTCTGTATCATCTGGTGCTGTCAAAAAGCTCCAGTGCTTGTCAGGGTATTCAAACACTTCTCTAGGGTCAGGCATTGTTGAAGCTTAAGAGTTTAAAATTAAGCGATCTAGTAGTTTCCTATTGTAGCTATGCAGCCCAGTCTTTGCCTGGTAGTTCGGCTTATTTGGGTCAAAATAAGTGGAAAGATTATTAGGTATTGTCGCTTATGACTGCGGTCAAAGTGTCTTTTAACCTCAATAGCTGCGCTAATAGCCTGTTCACGTTGGCAAGTACAAGCCTGAACTTTCCTCTGGACGGCCATGAAGGTATCGCCCAGTCACCGCAACGTTAGAATGACCAAGGGTAACCTGCGCCAAGTGAACCTTTGCCCCCGTTCTAGAGCATGACCAGCGATAAGAGTTTATTCCCTACTGTACCCAACCCACATCATTTCGACGCACTCCCGGTTAATTTAACTTCAAATTGTTAAGTTATATGAAGCTTCAACGCGTGCGGACGCAGACAGATTTGGGTTAACTACACGCAAAAGCTGATTACCGCCGCGCTGAAACTCATAAGCAACTTGCTGAATTTCTAACTCATATCCTTGGCTTTTGAGTTCACGCATTGCCGGCAGCAACAGTGGGGAAACTTCCCCGGATAGATTCAAAATCGGAAAAATCCGCACCTGGGAAGCAACTCTGCACAATTGGGTAATGGCTTCAATATGAAAAATTTGAGAAAGATGATCCGAGTAAGTAAATAGCAAATGAGAACACAGCGCTAAATCAAATTCGCCTGTCTTGAAGGGCAAAACCGGCAATTCCCCAAACACATAGCGTCCTGTCTGCAAACCAGAAGAAAAATCTAACAAAAACTGCTGCATTGCCGCCATTCTCACCTGAGCTAAGTGTGCCGGCGACTGGATATCTTGCCAAACGTAGCTATCTCGATTTGCCTCAACTCCCGCCATAATCGCCGGATAAGTTTCCTCAATGCGTCGAGAAATTTCTTCGCCCGTAAACTGATAAATTGGATCACAGGAAATTACGCTGTAGCCTTTGCCGGCCATTTCAGCATTAAAACTCGCAGGGCCGGCAGCACAATCGAGAATTTTTAATCGCAGATCATCAGGAGTTAGGTTAAACATCCTGATGTATTCATCAAGCGATCGCCCCCAAGGAACGACCTTTTCCAGCTTTAATCCCATCACCTTCTCCTGTCGAATGATTCGGGCGAAAACTTGTCTTGATTTTCAACAAGATTCGCCCCAATCAAGAAATTGCTACGCCACCGATAATTGCCGGTGACTTTTGGACGTTGGCACGCGCCGGCCCACTGCCGCAGCAATCGGCCTTAAACCGTGAACTAAATCCACCATGTCTTGCAAAGAAAGCGCCTGTCTGGCATCGGAAACCGACTCTTCCGGTTGCGGGTGACACTCGATCATCAAGCCATCTGCACCTGCGGCAACTGCTGCTTTTGCCAACGCTGCAACCAATTCCCGCTTGCCGGCGGCATGAGACGGATCAACGATCACCGGCAAATGCGTGATCTGCTTCAACGCCACCACTGCTCCCAAATCCAGTACATTTCTGGTGTAATTGTCGAAACTGCGAATCCCGCGTTCGCACAACACCACATCCGGGTTGCCGTGGCTGAGGATATATTCTGCCGCCATCACGAACTCTTCAATGGTTGCCGCCAACCCGCGCTTGAGGATCACCGGCTTGCCGGCACTCCCCACCGCTTTCAGCAAATCGAAGTTTTGCATATTGCGGCTACCAATTTGCAACATATCCGCGTGTTCCACAATGCCTTCAATTTGGCTGATAGACATCACCTCAGTCACCACCGGCACACCATAGCGCTGGCTAACTGCCGATAAAATATTTAACCCCGCATCTCCCATGCCTTGGAAAGCGTAAGGGGAGGTGCGGGGTTTGTAGACGCCACCGCGCAAAACCTGAACCGGCGCGTCGGCTAAATGACTGGCCACTTGCTCCATCTGTTCTAAACTTTCGACAGCGCAAGGGCCACCAATAATTAAGAGATCGTGGCCTCCAACAGTGGCGTGATCCGAGATACGGATAGCGGTTTGGTGTTCGGTGTGAGACTTGGATACGAGTTTGGCGCTTAACATGGGGTGCGTTCCTTAGAAAAAAATGAGGTTAACAAAAAACCCGGAACCTTTTGAGAGTTCCGGGTTGAGGCGACAAGTGACATGGCCATACTTACCCAGAACTCTGACTGAGCCAAAAGTAAAAACCAAAAAACCAGCTATAGCCTTGAGAAATCACTTGTTTTGCCTTTTCCTAAATAGTCCTAAAAACAAAAAAACCGCAGCGTTTGTTCTGCGGTTCACCTGGTAGCCATTACGAAACTGGCCTCACTCCAAGTGAACCTGCGTAAACCACCAAAAATAAAAATAAGAGGTGCCGGTGAACATTTTTATAACGCGCTGAGGTTGAAGATTGCTTAGATGCCTATGATTCCTGAGCTTAACAAAGGGTTCCCACAATGTCAACCCCCAAAAGTTGAACACCAGCAACCTTGTACGGTGCGTGCCTCACGCAGCCTACTCTGACACCTTGCCATCTGGCATCGTCGCACCACTGAAGTTGACAGCACTCAAAACCGTCCCCGTGAAATTCGCACCCGTCAAATTCGCACCACTTAAGTTAGCAGCACTCATATCTGCATTCGTCAAATTGGCATTACTCAAATCGCTACTCACCATATTTGCCACCATCAACAAGGCTTTTTGCAGATCCGCACCAGTTAGATTCGCATTCGTCAAATTCGTCGCATTTAAATCGGCACCTGTTAAGTTAGCACCGCTCAAATTAGCAGCATTCAGTTTAGCTGCAAACAAAGCGGCACCGCTCAAGTTAGCACCACTCAAGTT contains the following coding sequences:
- a CDS encoding ROK family protein; translated protein: MVLLALDFGFTKLAAGFYITASAGIGGGWILNGQPWRSADRMGGEMGHTVVDPAGPVCLRGKQGCVERLASGPYMAQQAQECLQAQPEQGSRLRHLVKGDLNKITG
- a CDS encoding Mut7-C RNAse domain-containing protein, giving the protein MNQAVFQFYAELNDFLPANKRQQSFVYEFTGRVAIKDTIESLGIPHCEVSRILVNGEPVDFSYILQSGDECSVYPISLSNDRIQYPSRFVLDVHLGKLAGYLRMLGFDTLYRNDYEDEELARISSSEERILLSRDIGLLKRSLVTYGYFVRETNPNRQLIEVLRHFDFFKAISPYCRCLHCNGLLEPVAKEIIVDKLPIKTRQTYNEFRQCSSCGQIFWKGTHYQRMQQFIANVLQEG
- a CDS encoding RNA-binding domain-containing protein: MPDPREVFEYPDKHWSFLTAPDDTDFEGQYFDRKEAGRVGTNGHISSSELKQVVKQISECISAFANTNKSGSLLVIGISTKGDVKGISHLEDSQRSRLTNFNEMLCNQAAQAKFFDCQNDSGTPDKICLIYVPYTAQRICETIGNSPDAWRRQGSQNIFLTHDQREQLKRDKKIVDFEQAYCCTYDQRDLDQAVLQEFRRGFLSESHYDYSDEELLYQIGALERDGSGYTFTNAGLLFFASNPQRVMAASYIRLLRFETTSENINTRGLPTFEKKFSGSITKQIRDIRTFFKESGFFKLYQKRNPEGGGFIEEPEYPYIAVDEAIVNAVAHRDYAIGRPIECESYKDAFIVRNSGRLQQRDRDVPEWFSLDTTILNSTPPNPKLFEWLKMMRDERGAVFVRALSEGTKGMRDEMTKLNLPAPKYTVSQSQTTVILVNNSTEREAALQATSALPSTEFSNLFPLTFILEEGHNPDIDYLNHRYQDIMMALKDALLANGWYIDSFKFSRLIAHRQGVNISLSKAVDKFVKLYPAYSFQLRQYWGKFYFCIDYNLQVKNVNYLSALLTEFNFNEFIDKIAIVNWNGWQFGKIISVDNEWTKIYLSDFKQEEQLPNNKVIPNLHQSLLEQILEQHGIKFDLNRAIKQHSLASEPNAAKIRAEKIQALATEMSQAVFPLILNGMRIKLQPSFVPLSRQRESANPFQVYSLPEPSVEFYRHQESTDIREGITKFGAYDKHRKNIEIIPICSPELREDMAALIDRLKAGKYKYRGSERTFSTRFTYNSIITPPSLIHTIEECKRLVSEHPEWGGDEDLSRIFLVYTPEKGYAADDESSPYYRIKRFLLEKGIPCQMVDTPTIQNPDWKDLNLALNIVAKCGVTPWVLPDAIPDADFFVGLSYTQNGRRGSERLMGYANVFNQYGRWEFYSGNTETFAYDERKKYFKTLIKQTLSRLTLSETPSIYFHYSAKFSREDQKAILDAARSVRPDGTYTFVWLNMNHNVRLYDSRPETDGSLSRGSYVIASPHQIYLSTTGYNPYRKALGTPQMLEINVRTERPLGTPNSDPDLKALAVQVLSLTKLNWGSTDSLCAEPITTKYAGDIAYLTAAFLRQEQPFHLHPILEKTPWFI
- a CDS encoding SAM-dependent methyltransferase, which translates into the protein MGLKLEKVVPWGRSLDEYIRMFNLTPDDLRLKILDCAAGPASFNAEMAGKGYSVISCDPIYQFTGEEISRRIEETYPAIMAGVEANRDSYVWQDIQSPAHLAQVRMAAMQQFLLDFSSGLQTGRYVFGELPVLPFKTGEFDLALCSHLLFTYSDHLSQIFHIEAITQLCRVASQVRIFPILNLSGEVSPLLLPAMRELKSQGYELEIQQVAYEFQRGGNQLLRVVNPNLSASARVEASYNLTI
- the aroF gene encoding 3-deoxy-7-phosphoheptulonate synthase codes for the protein MLSAKLVSKSHTEHQTAIRISDHATVGGHDLLIIGGPCAVESLEQMEQVASHLADAPVQVLRGGVYKPRTSPYAFQGMGDAGLNILSAVSQRYGVPVVTEVMSISQIEGIVEHADMLQIGSRNMQNFDLLKAVGSAGKPVILKRGLAATIEEFVMAAEYILSHGNPDVVLCERGIRSFDNYTRNVLDLGAVVALKQITHLPVIVDPSHAAGKRELVAALAKAAVAAGADGLMIECHPQPEESVSDARQALSLQDMVDLVHGLRPIAAAVGRRVPTSKSHRQLSVA
- a CDS encoding pentapeptide repeat-containing protein; amino-acid sequence: MKLRILTLAVSLLSLLLATPSQAANPEDVKTLLETKQCAKCDLSNADLRGADLKGADLRAAKLSAANLSGANLSGAALFAAKLNAANLSGANLTGADLNATNLTNANLTGADLQKALLMVANMVSSDLSNANLTNADMSAANLSGANLTGANFTGTVLSAVNFSGATMPDGKVSE